The stretch of DNA GGCAGCGCGTGCATCCCGCCGCGCGGGAACCACACCCCGCCGACGGTGTCCATGTAGGAGATCACCGCGTACAGCGCCAACGCCCGGCGCGGGTCCAGCCCGGCGTACAACGCCTGGAAGGAGAACACCCGGCGCAGCCGCTCGTCGCGCAGGAACCGGCCGATCGCGGGCCCCAGCCGCCCGAAGCCGCCGAGCGCGGCGAGCTTGGCCAGCTCCGGGGTGGCCAGGCTCAGCGGGGAGTCGAAGTTCGCGTCGATGAACCGGCCCATCTCGGCCTCGTACACCTCGGTCAGCCACCGCCGCAGCCGCCGGTATCCGGCAGCTTCCCGCGCACCGGCGAAGTCGCGGACCTCCTGCTCCATCGCCGCGCCGTCGGTGTGCACGTCCAAGGCCGAACCGTCGGCGAACAGCGCCCGGTACGCCGGATGCAGCGGGAGCAGTTCGAGCCGCTCGTGCAGGGAGTCGCCGACCGCGGAGAGCGCCTCGTCGGCCAGCTCCGGCATGGTCAGCACCGTCGGACCGGTGTCGACGCGGTAGCCGTCGAACTCCAGCAGCCCGGCGCGGCCACCCGGCACCTGCTCGCGTTCCACGACGGTGACCGCGCGTCCCGCACCGGCCAGGTGCAGCGCGGCGGACAACCCGGCCAGGCCCGCACCGACCACGACGACGCGGTCGGTGGCGCCCGGCACGCGGTGCATCAGTGCGTCCGGTCCGTCACGGCCACGGCGAGATCGCCCAGCCGCGTCGCCGCCGGTTCGGCCAGTTCCACCGAGCGCAGCGTCGAGATCGCCGAGGTGGTCAGCTTCGAGATCCGGTGCTCCACGGCCGTCACCGCATCGAGCCGCCGCAGCACCGCCCGCGCCGCGTCGATCTCCTCCTCGCCCGCGTCCGGGTCGCCGAGCACCGAGCGCAGCCGCCGGATCGCCCGCTCGTCGTTCTGCGCGCGGGCCGCCTCCAAGGCTTCCGCGATCAGCAGGGTGCGCTTGCCCTCGCGCAGGTCGTCCCCGGCGGGCTTGCCGGTGACCTCCGGGTCGCCGAACACGCCGAGCAGATCGTCGCGCAGCTGGAACGCCACCCCGACGTCGTGACCGAAGCTCTCCAGCGCGGCCAGCGTCGCCTCGTCGGCGCCCGCGATCTCCGCGCCGAGCTGCAACGGGCGCGCCACCGTGTAGGAGGCGGACTTCAGCTCCGCGACCTGCAACGCGGCCTCGGCCGATTCGTCGCCGCGGACCTGGCTGAACACGTCGAGGTACTGCCCGGCCAGCATCTCGGTGCGCATCGCGCGCCACGGCCGCATCGCCCGCTGCAGCGAGTCGGTGGACAGGCCGGAGGCGTGCAGCATGTCGTCGGCCCACGCCAGCGCGAGGTCGCCGAGCAGCACCGCCGCGCTCATGCCGAACTGCCCGGACCCGCCGCGCCAGCCCTTTTCGTCGTGCGCATCGGAGAACCGGCGGTGCACCGTCGGGTTGCCGCGGCGCGTGTCGGACTCGTCGATCAGGTCGTCGTGCACCAGCGCGCAACCCTGGATGAGTTCCAGCGCGCTCGCGGCGCGCAGCACGGCGTCGGCTTCCGGCCCGTCCGGGTCGCCGCCCGCTGCCTGCCACGCCCACCACGCGAACGTCGGCCGGATGCGCTTGCCGCCGCCCAGCACGAACCTGCGCAGCTCACCGGCGGCCTCGGCGAATCCGGGGTCGAGCCGGGCGCATTCTTCCTGGCGGCCCGCCAGGTAGTCGGCCAAGGTGTCCCGCACCCGTCCGGGGAAGTCGGCGTCCACGGTGTCCTCGATCGTCGTGTCCTCGCTGCGGGAGCGGTCCGCCTCCTCGGCGGTGACTTCTTCGACGTTGCCGGGATGTTCCTGCGTGGTGGGTTCCTTGATGGGCACGGCCCCATCTTCCGTGACGGCCGCGCACGCACCGCGAACGGGTCCGGGCTCCGGCCGATCACCTACGCGCTGGTCCCGGCCGTCTCGTGCTCGTGCTCGCGCTGCGCGAGCCGGGTGATCACCAGCACGGCGCCGAGCGCCAGCGCGCCCATGACCAGCGCCCACACCGTCCACGCGCCGGCGCCCGAGCCCGCGTACTGGAAGGTCGCGTTGAGCTGGGTGACCTCACCGGGCTCCGGTGACCAGGTGACGACCCCGGAACTCTCCCTGCCGTTGGTGGTGGTGACCTCGCCGGGCGCGGTCAGCTCGATGCGCACCGACGAGTCGGTGTCGGCCAGCGGGGTCAGGTCCAGCGAGCCGCTGAGCTCGACCAGCGAACCGGTCCGCTCCAGGTGCAGCCGGTAGCGCGACTCCGACGGGCTCAGCGCGTTGCTGAGCTCCTGGAGCTCGTCGAAATCCAGATCCTTGAACGTCAACCGGGATCCGACCCGGTTCCCCTCGTTGTACGGCGCCACCTGCACCCGGTCGGCCATGTGTTCCGGCGGGCGCAGGTCGAACGGCACCTTCCCGTCCGCCGTTTCGGTGGTGAGCAGCAGTTCGCCGGAGGCGGTGTCGTCCTCGGACAGCGAGATCGAGGTGTCGGCGTGCAAGCAGCCGCCGAGCAGTGCGGCGACCAGCGCGATCAGGGCGGCGAGTGCGGCGCGGGAACCGTGGCAGGGCTTCACCCCGGCGATGCTGGCACCGCATCGCGCGGCTCGCCGATTGCGCGCGGCGGAGGTGATCGTCGCTGGTCACAAAAGGTGGTGCTGGGCCCGTCGCGGACGCGATAACCTGCGCCGCATGGCATCCGAGCGCAGTGGCGTGCACCAGATCAGCGACCGGTACGTGGAGGAACTCGCCGCGTTGGACCCGATCGAGGCCACCGCGCTCGGCCTTCCGGGTGGTGATGAGCTGCTGACCGACTACTCGCCCGCCGGCCACCGCGCTCGCGGCGAACTGGCCCGCCGGGCGCTGGCCGAGATGCGCGCGGCCGAGCCCGCCGACGCAGGGGAGCGCGCGGCGAAGGCGGTGTTCGAGGAGCGGGTCGGACTGGACGTCGAGCTGCACGACGCGGGTGAGGACATGGCGGCGCTGAACGTCATCGCCAGCCCGGTGCAGAACCTGCGCCAGATCTTCGACCTGATGCCGGCGGAGACGCCGGAGCAGTGGCGCACCATCGCCCGCAGGCTGGAGAAGATGCCGGAGGCGCTGGCGAACCTCAGCGAGGGCCTGCGCGAAGCCGCCGCGCAGGGCAACGTCTCCGCCGCCCGCCAGGTGCGGCGGGTCGCCGAGCAGTGCGAGATCTGGGCCGGTTCGCGCGGCGGTGACTCCTTCTTCGCCGGGATGGTCGGCCGGGCCGAAGGCGTCGGCGCGTTGCGCGGCGAGCTGGACGCGGCCGCCGAAGCCGCCGCCGGTGCCTACGCGGAGTTCGCCGCTTTCCTGCGCGACGAGCTGCTGGCGAAGGCCCCGGAAGCCGACGCGGTCGGCGAGCGGCGGTACCGGTTGTGGTCGCGCTTTTTCACCGGCGCGGAACTGGACCTGCGCGAGACCTACGAGTGGGGCTGGACCGAATTCGCCGCCATCGAAGCGGAGATGAAGGAGGTCGCCCACCGCATCCACCCCGGCGCCACCCTCGCCGAAGCCGCCGCCGAGCTGGACAACGACCCGCGCTACCGCGTGCGCGGCCAGGAAGTGCTGCGCCAGTGGGCGCAGGGGTTGTCCGACCAAGCGCTGCACGACCTGCGCGGCACGCACTTCGACATCCCCGACGAGCTGATGGCGCTGGAATGCCGCATCGCGCCGCCGGGCGGCGGGGTCGGCGCCTACTACACCGGCCCGACCGACGGCTTCACCCGGCCCGGCCGGATGTGGTGGTCGGTGCCCTCCGACCGCGAGGAATTCCCGACCTGGCGGGAAACCACCGTCGTCTACCACGAGGGCGTGCCCGGTCATCACCTGCAGGTCGCCACGGCGGTGTACCAGTCGCACCTGCTGAACAAGTTCCAGCGGCTGGCGTGCATCGTCTCCGGGCACGCCGAGGGCTGGGCGCTGTACGCGGAGCGGCTGATGCGCGAACTCGGCTACATCACCGACGACGGGGACCTGTTCGGGATGCTCAACGACCAGCTGTTCCGGGCCGCGCGCGTGGTGGTGGACATCGGGATGCACCTGGAGCTGGAGCTGCCCGCGGGCTGCGGGTTCCACGAGGGGGAGCGCTGGACTCCGGAGCTGGGTTCGGAATTCCTGCTCACCCGCACCGTCGCCGACCCCGCGCACGTGCACGACGAGATCGACCGCTACCTGGGCTGGCCGGGGCAGGCGCCGTCGTACAAGGTCGGGGAGCGGTTGTGGCGCGCGGCGCGGGACGAGGCGCGGGCACGCTACGGAGCGGCGTTCGACGCCAAGGATTTCCACCGGCGGGCGTTGCAGCTGGGTTCGATGGGCCTCGACACCCTGCGCGAACAACTCGCCGAACTCTGATCACTTGTCTTTGATCTTGTTTTGCGAGGGTTCAGCGGCGGAACCTCAGCGGCTCCGCCGCTGACAAGACAGAGCTCCTGGCACACTCGGGTCGCCAGGTTGGAAGACGGGCTCTGAGGATCTTCAGCCCTCCAGCGGGAGGCCGCGGCCGAGGACCGCGAACGGTCGTGGGTCGCCGGTGAACCGGTAGTGCCGCAGCAGGTCGGCGAATCCGACGCGGCGGTACAAGGTCCAGGCCCGCGTCGGGCCTTCCGGGGTGGACAGCAGCACCGCCCGGCCGGGCGCGCCGTCCAGCAGCCGCCGCAGGATCGTTTCGCCGAGGCCGCCGCCCTGGCTGTCCGGGCGCACGTGCAGCTCGGTGAGCTCGAAGTAGTCGTGCATCCAGTGCTCGGCCTCGGCCTGCGAGTGGGTGCTGAGCATGCCGCGGAAGACCTGCTCGTGCCACCACTGGCCGGGCACGCCGAGATAGCCGTAGCCGATGCCGATCAGCTCGTCCGCGGTGTTGAACGCCCCGATGCAGCGCCATCCCGCGCGCAGCATGTGCGCCGACCACATGGGAGCGCGTTGCTGCGCGGTCAGCGGCGGGTAGTTCATCGCCTCCACGTACACCTGCAGGGCTTCGGCCAGGCGGGCTCTGAGCTCGTCGGTGGTGAGCTCGACGAGGCGGTCGAAGCGGGGGGCGGGCGCGGCTGTCACGAGCCGAACACTAGAGGGTGCGGCAAGGGGCCGTGCGTCCCGGCCTTGATCAATTCCGCTGCCGGTGTCGGCGCTGGTGATCGCATCGGAGCGGGCATTACTCGAACAGGTGATCTATTGCTCAAGTGTTGAGTCCGGGCTCCGATCGGTCTACTCTGGAGCTTGTCGAACTGAGGTTCGATCGCCCGAGTGGAGTGCTCGAGTTCGATCGCTCGAGTTTCGATCGCTCTGTCGGTGGCTTGTCATCGCTTGTCGATCGGCCATCGATCGGCTGTCGATCCAGTGCGGTCGGCTTCGGTTCGCACGCACGTCCGGCGGTGGGGTGGGGGAAGCACCCCGCCGCCGGACGACCGGCTTCCCCCCGGTTCGAGCACCTGACCGGCAACTCCGCGGATTCGCGGAGCCCGTCGTGACCGAGAGGAGAAAGCTGATGTCCCTGCCGGTGTCCATTCCCGTCCCGCGCAGCCCGGGCGACGGATCGCCCGTATCGCCAGGATCGTCCGGACCGGCCGGTCCGCCACCGCCGCCGGGGGCGGCGTCCCTGCTGGAGCAGGGGCGGGCTTGCCTGCGCGATGCCGAACAATCGGCGAAACCGGCCGACCGCTACGTTTTGGCGCACCTGGCCGCGTTGCGGGCCGCGACGGCGGTGCTGGTTTCCCGCTCCTGGCGCCGGACCCGGGAGAGACCCTGCCGCGGGCGGTCCGGCGGCGTGTGGAGCCAGCTCACCGAAGTCGCACCGGAACTGCGCGAATGGTCGGCGCACTTCGCGGACCGATCGGTCCGGCGCGCCGCGGCCGAGGCCGGTAGCCCGGGCGTGACGCCGGGGGAGGCGGACATCTCGTTGCGGCACGCGGGCGAGTTCGTCGCGGTGGTTCAGCGCAGCCTGTCGGGGTCGGTGCGATGAGCCGGAGCGTTCCCGAGGAACCCGAATCGGGCTGCGCGGCGCCTCCGGAGCTGTCCATCGACCACGGCCGGATGCTCGACCTGATCGGCGTCGAGGGGCAGTTGCTCACCGCCGCCACGCACGACGTGCACCCGGACGCTCCGGTCGGCGGGGCGTCCGGCCGCACCGCCACCGAAACCGTCCGCTACCTCAGCGGGGTCTGCGAGGACGCGCTGACCTGGATGGGCGCCTCCGAGCAGGCGCGTTCCGCGGCGGTTCCGGAGCCGGCGACGCTGCGGGCGGTGACCCGGCAATGCACCGCCCGGCTGGCCGAACTGCTCGCCGAGTTCGGCACCCGCGCGCCGGACGAGGCGTGCCCGACGTGGTGGCCGGAGGAGCACACCGTGCGGTTCTGGGTCCGCAGGCTGCTGCACGCCGCAACGGTGCACCGGGTGGACGTGCAGACAGCGGCCGCGGTGGAGATGACCCCGATCGACGCCGACGTCGCGCTGGACGGGATCGACGAGGTGCTGCGGTTGTGGCTGGGCTATCGCCTGCACGCCGTCGGCATCACCTCGACCAGACCCTGCTCGGTCGGCCTGTCCACGGCCGGGGCGGAGTGGCTGGTGTACGCCGATCAGCGGCGCACCGTCGTGCGGCGGACCACCGACGGCGAGTCGGTCTCCGCCGACGGGCTGGTCACCGGTGACCCGGCGGCGGTGTACCTCTGGTTGTGGGGTCGGCTGCCGGACCGCGCGGTGCGGACGGCCGGTGATCGGGACGCCATCGCCCAGCTCTGGGGACTGCTCCGGCTCGCGACTCGTTGAAGGGGGCGCGCTGAAAGGCGGTGCGGCCGTGGAAATCAACGTGCGCTCGGCACGATGACGGGCCTACCGTGCGGCCGTGACGATCTTGCTCGTGCCCTACCACCAGGACGAAAGGTTGCCGGAGCGGACGATCCCGCTTGCTGCGCCGCTGGGCGCTGAGACGGTCGAGGCCATGTTGCCGGACGGCGATGTCTGGCCTCGCCTGGTCGCCCTGTACGAGAGGGTGGCGAACCGCGTCGCCGAGCGGCTAGCGGCCGACGACGTGCCCGCGGTCGTGTCCGGGGACTGCCTCGTCGCCGCCGCCACGATCACCGGCGCGCAGCGCGCGGGATCGGACCCCGCCGTCGTCTGGTTCGACGCGCACGGCGACGTGCACACCTCGCACACCCCGGCCTCCGGCTACCTCGGCGGCATGGCGTTGCGGCTGGTGCTGGGCGCACATCCGGAACGGCTCGCCGAGCCGCTCGGACTGCGGTCGCCTGCCGAACGGCGCGCGT from Saccharopolyspora sp. SCSIO 74807 encodes:
- a CDS encoding polyprenyl synthetase family protein, with the translated sequence MDADFPGRVRDTLADYLAGRQEECARLDPGFAEAAGELRRFVLGGGKRIRPTFAWWAWQAAGGDPDGPEADAVLRAASALELIQGCALVHDDLIDESDTRRGNPTVHRRFSDAHDEKGWRGGSGQFGMSAAVLLGDLALAWADDMLHASGLSTDSLQRAMRPWRAMRTEMLAGQYLDVFSQVRGDESAEAALQVAELKSASYTVARPLQLGAEIAGADEATLAALESFGHDVGVAFQLRDDLLGVFGDPEVTGKPAGDDLREGKRTLLIAEALEAARAQNDERAIRRLRSVLGDPDAGEEEIDAARAVLRRLDAVTAVEHRISKLTTSAISTLRSVELAEPAATRLGDLAVAVTDRTH
- a CDS encoding DUF3153 domain-containing protein; translation: MKPCHGSRAALAALIALVAALLGGCLHADTSISLSEDDTASGELLLTTETADGKVPFDLRPPEHMADRVQVAPYNEGNRVGSRLTFKDLDFDELQELSNALSPSESRYRLHLERTGSLVELSGSLDLTPLADTDSSVRIELTAPGEVTTTNGRESSGVVTWSPEPGEVTQLNATFQYAGSGAGAWTVWALVMGALALGAVLVITRLAQREHEHETAGTSA
- a CDS encoding DUF885 domain-containing protein, with the protein product MASERSGVHQISDRYVEELAALDPIEATALGLPGGDELLTDYSPAGHRARGELARRALAEMRAAEPADAGERAAKAVFEERVGLDVELHDAGEDMAALNVIASPVQNLRQIFDLMPAETPEQWRTIARRLEKMPEALANLSEGLREAAAQGNVSAARQVRRVAEQCEIWAGSRGGDSFFAGMVGRAEGVGALRGELDAAAEAAAGAYAEFAAFLRDELLAKAPEADAVGERRYRLWSRFFTGAELDLRETYEWGWTEFAAIEAEMKEVAHRIHPGATLAEAAAELDNDPRYRVRGQEVLRQWAQGLSDQALHDLRGTHFDIPDELMALECRIAPPGGGVGAYYTGPTDGFTRPGRMWWSVPSDREEFPTWRETTVVYHEGVPGHHLQVATAVYQSHLLNKFQRLACIVSGHAEGWALYAERLMRELGYITDDGDLFGMLNDQLFRAARVVVDIGMHLELELPAGCGFHEGERWTPELGSEFLLTRTVADPAHVHDEIDRYLGWPGQAPSYKVGERLWRAARDEARARYGAAFDAKDFHRRALQLGSMGLDTLREQLAEL
- a CDS encoding N-acetyltransferase, whose translation is MTAAPAPRFDRLVELTTDELRARLAEALQVYVEAMNYPPLTAQQRAPMWSAHMLRAGWRCIGAFNTADELIGIGYGYLGVPGQWWHEQVFRGMLSTHSQAEAEHWMHDYFELTELHVRPDSQGGGLGETILRRLLDGAPGRAVLLSTPEGPTRAWTLYRRVGFADLLRHYRFTGDPRPFAVLGRGLPLEG
- a CDS encoding SAV_6107 family HEPN domain-containing protein, with the protein product MTERRKLMSLPVSIPVPRSPGDGSPVSPGSSGPAGPPPPPGAASLLEQGRACLRDAEQSAKPADRYVLAHLAALRAATAVLVSRSWRRTRERPCRGRSGGVWSQLTEVAPELREWSAHFADRSVRRAAAEAGSPGVTPGEADISLRHAGEFVAVVQRSLSGSVR